AATCATACTTGAGACAATCTTGAACATAAGATCGGATTATATGAATACTGCCCTGTAGCTTCTCCTAATTGGTAAACAAAGGATTGCAGAAGCCTCGTAGCGCAAACGAGAACGGTTTTTCCTTAACAGTAATACCCAGAGAACCTGTTCAATTTGAAGTTTGCGGTGAAGGAGTTGGAGAGAAATTCAAAGAAATgcgagaaggaggagaagatGGAGAAGACGAAGATCAAGAAGGCGATACAGAAGGGTAACATGGAAGGCGCACGCATCCACGCGGAGAATGCAATTCGACAGAAGAACCAGGCCTTGAATTATCTCAGAATGAGCGCCAGGGTGGACGCGGTGGCCAGCAGAGTGCAGACCGCGTTGACAACTCGCAAAGTTACCCAGTCCATGGCTGGCGTTGTCAAAGCTATGGATGCCGCTATGAAATCGATGAACCTCGAGAAGATCTCCGGGCTCATGGACAAGTTTGAGAGCCAGTTCGAGGATCTGGATGTGCAAAGCTCGTACATGGAGAATGCCATGTCGCAAACCACCACTACTAATGTACCGCAGAACGACGTGGATTCTCTGATGCAGCAGGTTGCGGATGAAGCTGGGTGAGAATCTGTTTCTTATCTACCATTTCAAAGTTCTTTCTATAGCTGAGACAAC
This sequence is a window from Temnothorax longispinosus isolate EJ_2023e chromosome 11, Tlon_JGU_v1, whole genome shotgun sequence. Protein-coding genes within it:
- the Chmp1 gene encoding chromatin modifying protein 1 translates to MSVSQMEKNLFNLKFAVKELERNSKKCEKEEKMEKTKIKKAIQKGNMEGARIHAENAIRQKNQALNYLRMSARVDAVASRVQTALTTRKVTQSMAGVVKAMDAAMKSMNLEKISGLMDKFESQFEDLDVQSSYMENAMSQTTTTNVPQNDVDSLMQQVADEAGLELNMELPSGQLGSIGTSTAVSQEQDELTQRLARLRE